The genomic window ACGTGCATCTGTCTGCACACGCCTACATTTACATTACGTCCTCGCTTGTTTTTGCGTAAACGCGCGATTCTTTCAGAAGTCCAAGGCTTGCggtatgtttgtgcatgcaaaATGCTTTTATTTGGGTTTCGTCGcacattgtgtctgtgtgtatctggtgtgtatctgtgtgcatgtgtgtgtgcgtgtttgtgtctttggATGCAGGTGTGTGTTCTTTAAAAGGAATGCCTTTTAAAAACAGTCATGATTGACCTGCTTTGCATGTCAAACATGACGCACTGCATACCACTCGTAAGagatagataaagagagagagagtgagagagatagagtggaaGTTTAGTCTCCATCTCTCTAATCCCTCTCGCTTTAGGTTCAATTCTCCGCCATTCAAAGCccacatcctctctcctccccctctcgatctctccttcctcctccttcctttgtTGTGTTCCTCCTTCTTTAAAACGGCAGAGTgatgtctttctctgtgtccgTTTGTTATTCCAAACAGTCTTCAGAGTTTCATTCTCAGGGACAAAGACGGGCCTGAGTCCTCTAGGGATCCCTTCACACGCGCTACAGAGGCACTAGAGCGTCTCAAGGGGTTCATTGGAGCTGTCTTACAAAGGAGGAGCtacttgtaaaaaaaacaacaaataagaaCAAAAATATTGTAAATCCCCGCAGGTCCTTTTTAGGCGTTTTCACTACATGGTCCTTGTCACGaaccaaaaggaaaaaaaaaaagtatattccATTTATGCATTTTCATCTCCTGCGTGTTCATTTTGCTTTGGTGTCGTTAGCGGCTTGATTCGTTTTTCTTTTATCGGATATCTTTGGATCCACAGCCGCCGGAATTACCCACAATCCTCCGGGAGAAGGGTGGGTCCAGTCGATTTAGGCCACGGCTTTACATTCCTCTGTCAGGGGTTAGaatcaccccctccctctgctcccatGGGTGTCGGGTCCCGGTGCTTCCCAAATCCCCgggataaccccccccccccccccccttctcctccgtcTCGGGGGCTGCCAGGAGAGTTCAGAGGTCAACGGTGAACGGTAGCTGAGCGCGCGCTCGGAGCTCTGAAGGCACCACGTGACCAGCGTGGTCCTGTGGTTGTTTACTGTATCTCTGTTGTTGTTTACCGCATCGCTCCGCGTTTCGGAGCCGACTCGACGTTCGCAGGACGGAAGGAATTCCTCGTTTGCAGTCTTCTCTTTCCCGCTCCCGCTCCGGACAGTGTATCCATTgtcccgtccgtccgtccttctTTCAGCCCCTTCCATCCCTCCTTTCCGAGGCAGCGATAACATCCAAGATCCATTTGGCCGGCGTCGACGGATGTTTCCCTCTCATCCTCCGCCCACacggacagccccccccccccccccccctcctcagtcCCGTCCCCCTCTGTCTTCTGACCGCGCCGCTTCCTTACTACATCtgtgcatccatccatccacgcATCCATcaagccatccatccatcatccttcCTCCGTTCATTCACCTACCCATCCATCCACATGCCttcaccatccatccatccatccatccatccatccatccaccatccatccaccatccatccatcatccatccatccatccatccatccatccaattcccatccatccaccatccatccatccatccatacaaaGACCAATCCATGGACCCGTCGCGCCCCTCTCAGAGGTCGAGGCGGAAGGCCCCAAAGTAGCTGGAGGAGTCGTCGGCGTTGACCATGGTGGGGAGGAGACGAGACGAACAGCTCGTCGCCGGCCCGGAGCTCGAACAGACCGCCCTGGTACACCGAGTGCAGTGCGTACTCGGCGTCAGGGGCCCAGCACTTGGTACCCACGCCCTtcagcagctggaggaggagaggaggaggagagggaggaggggaggaggagatggagaagagagggaggagaggagagggatgaaaGGGCAAAGGaaggagagcagggggagaaggggagagaaagagcaggaaCTAAATGAGTGTTTTGCCATTTTGGGTTCACCAGCAGCCTCCTCGTTCTTCTGTTGATGAGCTTAATATGGATTCCATGCACAacagtatttctgctcaatttaaatgtttgtatacagcgtgCAGGCGGTATGCGCAAAGGCATGCCTGCATCCACtttttttgtggagaaccagcgccttggatatttactacagcgtttctacagttcgatgcggtttcgcaatggatacgtctttacggagatattcctgaaccacataaaacaaaagcggatcgttttcgcccgtgtggacggggcctgagggtctatctctctacctgtctaGGTGTGGGTTAGGGCTGTACCTGTATGAGGCTGAGagtctacctgtctacctgagCACCTGTCTAGGGGTGGGTTGGGGCTGTACCTGTATTGGGCTGGGGTAGGAGGTCTTCTTGTAGACGCACTGGACCAGCTGGTGGCTGACACTACGCTGGTCTCCATCGATGGCAGCCGGAGACGGGTACCGGAAATACACCTGGTCGTATCAgacgagaggggggaggagccaatgggggaggagaacaggagaagATAGTGGCATGGTTAGTGCATGGCTGGATATGTGGTATCGTCTGCGTTTTGACTCCCAGCTCAAAGGTTTCGGGTTTCGATGAGCAATGTCTGCAACCtcatgaggggggagggaaagctGGGGCTAGGGTGACCCCCCCAAGCCAACATTCTCGCTTTGATTCCCAAGTGTCAAAGAAAAAGANNNNNNNNNNNNNNNNNNNNNNNNNNNNNNNNNNNNNNNNNNNNNNNNNNNNNNNNNNNNNNNNNNNNNNNNNNNNNNNNNNNNNNNNNNNNNNNNNNNNAGGGCATTCGTTGGTTTCCTTCCCTGCAGGATGTTACAAGTACAGATATATTGGGATTAATAGCAGAAGTATGTCGGAATCAGAAGTACAGAGATGTTCGGACTACCAGCACATGGACAACAAGTAATAGCATGCTGGATGTTTTATTGCgttctttgttttttatatgTACTTTGAAGCCAAAACCAAAATATCCAGAAATGGAAAATAAGGAGGGTCTTAAGTATCTGAAGTATATTGGGGTAACAACAAGTACAAACTATCAACGAGTACAAGCACAAGCTAGGATTATGAGGGGCCAGAGGCATTCAAAGGCTTCTCAGGGGGCTGCTTAATGTCCTCATCTGGCACAGAATAGTTTTGGTTCCACAACAACCCAGGCAGAGGACATGTTAAACCGGAGCATCGCATTTACGAGCTGTGATctctttcaaaataagagccacAAGCCACGGGGGGGCGCTGGTAGATACAGTCCAACACCGCCTGAACCCGTAATAACACGCACTCAATGAAAAGGTGCATAATGCTCAGAGCTTTCTTATTAGTTGGGGAATGTTAACGAGAGGGTCCTGCTAGCCAGAGGAGTGATATTAACTCACAGagtgccccccttccccccctcaaCCGTTTGGATTGgttgaagggggggagggggggggactccATAGGGATTTGAACATGCACTAAGGTAAAGCCAGTTACTTGTGGGACAAGGCGACTGGACGATGTAACCACCATACAGTCGCCTcatcatgacccccccccccccaccatggtTTAGGGAGCCGAGAGCACAGGTATAATTCTTGCCACGAAACGTGTCTACATCTGGTGGTGTTCATCACTCTGAAGGGTTCTTTGATTGGTGCCGTGCATTTTCTGGCGGAGATGAACCGGAAAACGCGGCAGGTAAATCGTTGGTCCGTACCTTTTTAGATGTACATTGGTaggaggagaggtgtgtgtatcCACGGTGATGGCTCCCCATGGCATTGTagtctcattgtgtgtgtgtgtgtgtgtgtgtgtgtgtgtgtgtgtgtgtgtgtgtgtgtgtgtgtgtgtgtgtgtgtgtgtgtgtgtgtgtgtgtgtgtgtgtatgtgtgtgtgtgtgtgtgtgtgtggtacaaaCCCGGTTTTCTCATTATTAAGATCTATGAGCAGCAGCCACCTGTTTTAAAGATGGTTTGTGTCAAACCGTGCGCGGCGTCCATGCTCGGAATAAACCACATGTCTTATGGCGGCCCCTATCACTGCTGACAGGATGTGACATCATCTCCCACGCAACATTTGTGTGTAATGGCAGGTGCTTTTACACCCCAGATTGctgataggagagagagagagagagagagagagagagagagagagagagagagagaattggccTTTCAATTCCAAGTCGTATTCCAAGATATCTATCGTAACTCATTTCCCTGTAGGTAAAATGTTCTGTTGTTCTCAAACTTTCGTCCAACTGAGCGTTCTCCAAATTCGGACTTCAAACTAGCAAAACCTTTCACAGCGTGTCAGACTGCACAAAACAATGTTGCGCGTGTTTCGTTTGCCAAAACACCAGCTCTTGAGAAGTTATTAAAGTTAAGATCCTTTTCGAGGTTAACGCATTTGTGAGAACTTCAACGACTCTGAGTGGCTTTTGGAAACTGTTCTGAACTAATGGGTTGCGTGAGTACgctgtcccctccctcctcctcctgcctccaaTAAAGGGAATCCAGAATGAAGTCTGTTTCTACTCTCCTCTGCTGACAAGGGCCTTGGTCATCCATTTCCcctctgtttttttgtgtgtgtgtgtgtgtgtgtgtgtgtgtatttaaatgcATGTGCGTCTAcactatatttgtgtgtgtgtgagtgtgtttttgtgtgtctgtttgtgtgtttttttgtttgtgtgtgtgtgtgtgtgtgtgtgtgtgtgtgtgtgtgtgtgtgtgcgtgtttgtgtgtgtgtctgtttgagtaTGCATGCTTGCCTTTGATATAATTGGGTGTGTTTGCTGCACTTGATTAGAACGTGTCTCAGAATCTTTGGCAGGTAAACTGTGGTAAACATGGGGGAGGTGTCCATAACGCTTTCAAAAACTGGTTAAATGTTTCCTTGTCTTTCTGTTAGGTTTCATTGTTCCAGAAAGCATTCCTGTACCTTTCTATTACGGTAAAAGACTGTAAGTCCATGCGTCTGTacttgtattcatgtgtgtctgtgtatgcgtgtgcatgctaAGGGATTGTTTCCAATaaccagaaagagagagagagagagagagagagagagagagagagagagagagagagagagagagagagagagagagagagagagagagagagagagagagagagagagagagataagtaTCATAAAGTGTGAAAATGCTTCCAGATAGTATCTGGTTTGTCTCTCCTTtattgttgagagagagagagagagagagagagagagagagagagagagagagagagagagagagagagagagagagagagagagagagagagagagagagagagagagagattaaataaTCATGTATGTTGTTTTGACACCGCAACAATTACAAATGTCTCATGATCGTAATCAGTCACGCCCAATAGTTATAATAACCACCCTCATTAGAATCCTAATTATAGATGTACCGTTCGAAATGAGGACCTACCGACCGCCCACAAAACAAAACTAAATCGATGGCTGTCATGGGATGGGCTCTGCAGGCGGAGACCTTGAACCACCCCAGGACCCAGGGCCAttccaggggtcaggggtggaatggtgttcctgaatcctcggacaccagccttcccgAGGTGCACTTTTGACGTCATTTCCGTCTCAttatagcgttcctgttcgtctttgtgattgtgtcatgaaattggctagtcgttgtttattgttagctgcattagcctctttagcaaaccagcccgaaaaccaacaacacaactttaaattgtattgcacacacagcaagaccgtgcacacgcacgcacgcacgccacgcacgcacgcacgcacacacacacacacaagtgtgaaTACAAGTACAGACACATGGACTCACTCAGTATTTTACTGTAAGTCGAAAGGTAGAGCAAGAAGTTCAGAAACAATGAAACGAAACAGAAAGACAAGGGAACATTGAGCCAGTCGAGCCCTGTTTGAAAGCATAAGCGACCCGTAATCTCCCTCATGCTTAACATTGTTTACCTGCCAAAGATACTGAGCCACCTTCCAATCATGTGCAACACACACGCCCAACCGACCTACCACGAAACGAAACGGATCGCTGTTATGGGATGGGCTCTGCAGGTGGAGAACTCgtttgtttaaaggggacctatcataccaccaggtgtgagtgtgattagccattacaagccgttttcaaaatgtccagcattgtgacatcacaggtgggcgtgtccacctagatgtgtgacggatagatgagcaacgtttcttacagtccactgggtaggctggtagatccagcacacatctaggtggacacgcccacctgtgatgtcaccatGCTGCACGTTTTCAAACTTGCTtgaaatggctaatcacactcacacctggtggtatgatatgtcccctttaagagacCTTAAACCCCAAGACTCATCGCCGTCCCGGGGCCACTATACGGGTTAGGGGTGTAAGATGGGTGGGTTCTGGTGGGTACCACGGGGgggggtaccccccccccccccccccccccctccgccccctcctcccctggctgtaggggggggacggggacctGACTCAGGGCTGAGTTAGGGGGTCTTCAGGACAGAGTGAGTCACCAGACAGATGTCTGCACCAcagggcctgctgctgctgctgggacccagcggagaggtagagagagaggggatacaTATGGAGTACCTTACTGACTAGTGTGtctgccaatgtgtgtgtgtgtgggtctgtgtgtgtttgcgtgtgcgtgtgagtgtgtgtgtatatgtttctgtttgtgtctgtgtgcgtgtgtgtttgtctgtctctgtgtgtgtgtctgtctgtctgtgtgtgtgtgtgtgtgtgtgtgtgtgtgtgtgtgtgtctgtgtgtgtctgtctgtctgtctgtctgtctgtctgtctgtctgtctgtctgtctttcacacccagcgggggggggggggggggggggggggggggaaccaacaCACGCCGTCCCACGGCGGTGGCCATGTTTCCTGGCATCACAGCGCTGGAGCTCTCTAAGGTTAATACGGCGAGTCGTTACCCACCACGCCTCCCGTCAGCAGAGCACCGACGGTTATAGGACGGCTCCGAGGTCAATAACGGAGGCCTCCAGCGGCTCTCTGGGCCCTGCGTGGTCCATCCTCCTCGTCGTTCTGTTAGTCGGGTTCCCCACCGAGGTTCAATTGGgtgttaagtgtgtgtctgtctgtctgtgtgtgtgtgtgtctgtgtgtgcgtgtagtcaCCTGTGTGAAGTGACATTTGGTTTTGGTATTCCAAAAAGATAACCCTGTTACCTGTACCATCCctcgtaaaaaaaaataaacggtTGGATAGGGAACATTTGTTATGTCAACCCACTTTTGGCGCACTTGGACAGACGTTCTTCTCTTCTCGCTgaacgcgtgcacacacacacacacacacacacacacacacacacacacacacacacacacacacgtcacacacacacacacacacacacacacacacacacacacacacacacacacacacacacatcaagggGACTCGGTGCGAACCGGTTAGAACCGGTTGCGTTGGTTACATAACACGACAAGATGGGGATCTCCAGACGATGTCTGTTCTCGTCGTGACCCAACCCTGGCCCCGTGGCTGCAGGAGAGGCACAGGCCGTGCTCTGAGGAGCTGTTACCATGGTGACCTCAGCCATGTTGAAGGTCaaccggcggccatgttggaggcCAACTCCGCCGCAGTAAGCCCGCACACCACGAGAGACACTCGTGACTTAGCCGAGAGGGAGAACATCTTAGGAGGAAATGGTTTAATAAAATGAGGAGTTTACAAAAGGCAAAGGATGACAACACATCCTAGAGATTCTACTAACATCCCTTCTATGTGCTGccttcctcccttcttcctTTCCTACACCCTAGCAGCGgtggtagagggagagatagagagagagtgagattttTTGTTCCAGTAGAGAGTTGATGATTCCCAGGAGCCAATCATGTCAGATAACTGACATTAGGCCAACAGTTagcctactacacacacacacacacacacacacacacacacacacacacacacacacacacacacacacacacacacacacacacacacacacacacacacacacacacacacaactgtgcGTCAGCAACATCTGTGCACCATGTCTGTGGATCGCATGTAATGCATTACAAATTTCCTGTACATAAACACAccagggctgtcaaaattgctcaaaaatgacattcgaatgttcgtttggaaaaaaatcacgaattcgaactattcgaatatctggttgcctattttacgcagttgccgtcaatatgtcaataatgcgacaaaaccatggttcaaattagtgggatatatatatatcatataaacagcccagtaacgtggaggcctaatcatgaaaagccacaactttgtatcgcttgcatttcaccaccacacctgcaagcgcgcaaactatagtaatctgaagaagacgcccgcttctgaatgttacaaagtatgctagtggtaacgttccttgctttgcttaccatttatcgagaaggcctattaaaatcgataaagaaaaaaatgcatgtcgcctacgtcttccaccatgccag from Gadus morhua chromosome 17, gadMor3.0, whole genome shotgun sequence includes these protein-coding regions:
- the tnfsf10l gene encoding LOW QUALITY PROTEIN: TNF superfamily member 10, like (The sequence of the model RefSeq protein was modified relative to this genomic sequence to represent the inferred CDS: inserted 2 bases in 1 codon), coding for YDQVYFRYPSPAAIDGDQRSVSHQLVQCVYKKTSYPSPIQLLKGVGTKCWAPDAEYALHSVYQGGLFELRAGDELFVSSPXPTMVNADDSSSYFGAFRLDL